ACTACTTCTGTAAGTCAGCTGGATAATGTACATTTTCCAGGCTTGCTGGGTGTAATTTAGGTGAGCGCAAGACTTATGGCTCTCGGCGGCCTCCTCATACCACCTTTTTTGTATATGCAGATCCCTCAAGGTGGAGTGGTTTGTCAGGGAATGACTAAATCATAAATAATGGGCTTTTTCCTGTAGCcaagaagctgtttttcttgcaGCCCATACTTCCAAAAAAAGGGGACGGAGGTCTGTGCAAGCAGGATGCCAGCTCTCCGTCCCTCCTGAACATACCCTGCTCAAAGGCAGTTGCCAAATCACTAAATGACTTGGTTATATACCTgcacaataaaagaaaagagGCTGATTTTCAAAGCTACGTGATAACTCCGTTGGCTTACACACAACCTTGTTTATCATAGCTTACCAAGGCAGAAGCGTATTTGGTTATGCAGAACCAAAGTTAACTACAATGGATGCCAAAGCCCAAGACAAAGATAAATCTGGACTTTTTTCGGGTTTTTTACTTCCCTGAAAAATAAGCTGGGTGGTGGTATGAGCTGTAAGGATCAGGCCAGAGCCACTCCAGGTGACTGCACTGCGACAAAACACCTCCGCCTCCCCGAATACGGATGCGCGCAGATGCAGAGTAAGCACGTTATGCCTGCACAAGGGCATAATTAAATCCACGTTacttttttccctgaagtattGTTGGGCCCTGCGCTCAGGAACTGCGTTTAGCAGGTCGGTACCTCTTGGCAGCACTTCGCACTTGCCCAGGAGTCACGGGCCAGGAGTCACTGCGAGACCTTCAGTTTTACGGGGCCAAGGGCATTAAAATGCCGCTTcttgggcagagctggagagtgTTTGAGTTGGGAAAACCGCATTGGCAGGACATCTGCCACGGCTGAAATCACAGCAGCCAAGAACGAGCCCGGGCGAATGCCCTGCTGCAGTGAAGCTCCTGCGTGCCACCGCgtctgctgggctgggctccctccACCCGGACATTACGCGAGTCAGCATGCATGAGAATAACAATTATCTAACATTTTccttatacatttttaaaggtcTCTGGGTGTCACCTGACTAAGAGCTGCAAGAGCTAACCAACCTAGACACCAACAGTACCCCAAAGGAACGTTAGGTGTTccagcagctttaaaaaatacgATGCTTTAAACATTTTAGCGTGGACAAACACAGCCGGGATTGTGTTTGGTCTCCTGGAACCAGCCAGAAATTAGCCCACGGCAGACCAGAAACCCAGTATCACACCTACACGGCTCCGAGCTCGAGTCTCTTTTCTCCATGGGCATCATAGCGGCGATGGTGCCACCCCACCTTATTCCGGGTTCAACAGTGATCTCCCGGGTTATGACATTGAACAGGGAAATATTAGAAAGCATCCATATACTGATTTATTATTATCTTAGCTTTGACTTGAACACGCATTTGCATGGACACTTCAAACCGACGTTACAGCTTGTTACACTGCGTTTGGAGGAAACAGCCACAAGGTAAAATTCACACGTGTCACTCACAGGACGACCTTTCCCACACACCACATGCACCTATTTTCAGAccaaaagacttttcttttttttttttttttttttttttttaacaggatattaaaaaaaatcatggttaATTACTGCGCCACAGCTGTAGCAGACGAGCAGAAACCGCGCTTGGCACATTTCATCAGATGTGTGTTGCCTACGTAAGTCAATTAATTGAGGCAAAGGGAGCCGCGCTGATACCCTGCCTTAGAGTGATTTCCCAGGACTCTTCTGGAAATGAGATGACACGTCTCAAGAGATTATTTCCTGCCGAAGTCATTTTAAATaactatattaaaaagaaactagAAGTTACAAGTCGGGCCTGATTCTGTCTTTCGCCAGTGGCCCTTCGTACCTTTGGAAATCTGAAATTAGTACTTTAAATCTCCATTAGTATTGCCAGAGCGGTTGGCTTCGGGTAAATGTGATTTGGGACAGGAAAATATGCCTTGCCTTGCCGCTCCGGCAGAGGAGGGATGTCAGGAATAACACCGTCAGCCCTCCCGACAGACTGCGCGCACTCACCTATTCACAGCACAGGGCTAATTTTGTATTAATCAAGAGCAGGCTGATTAAATCCGCAGCTTTACAAAGAAGGGGGATTAACCAAATGAAAACATTCATTTCAACACAAAACTTTGTGATTCTGTAACTTTGGGAACAAAGCCCTTTCAGCAATCCCATCTGCTCCCACTTGGCTCGTGCTCTTTGAAATAAACATCTGTTTACATGATGAAGACACGGGTACGTTTGTTGGTTTTATCATAGAAAAGCATTAAAACGATTTTTAAGCGCAAAGTTAAACATAAGCGCAAAGTTAAACATCAGGTGCTAAAATCGGGACGGTGGTTTTGAACACTTGCTTATGACTTTGCTCTTCGAAAGgaagtttttttaattcctgaccCAACACCGTTGCGGAAGGACCTTTTATTGAAAGGCATCTCCAGGTAAGGCTTTAAAAAAGCCAGTTCTTCATTCCTGCCCACCTTGGCTAAGCAGTTATTCAGCAGGACGAGGCAGTAATCAGATTTTCCATACAGCTGGCAATTCAAATAAAAAGGCTTGCTGctctgaagataaaaaaaaaaataaaaaaaagaaaaagagaaaaagagagagacaaaaaaaggtaaaattatgGATTTGTGTATTTGCCAGGACTTGTTCAGTATAAAAAGCACACCAGAAACACAAAAACAATTTATGCTTAGACTGACAAGGATGAACTGCTATTTGCTAAGGATTCATCACTTTCAACATCAGATATTTTTTGTAGCTTTCTAGAAAACACAACTGGGGTAATTACTGGTATAAAATACTGATACCGTTACAATTCTGTTTAAGGTATGAAATGAATTGTTTTCCGTGATGTTGACCAGTGGTGACATGTAACACAGCTTCCCCAGAGTAGCATGCACGTTTATTGCTGGAAAAGGAGATTTTCTCAGCTAACTATGAAACAGCGTCTTGTCGTCACTGGTGTGAAGTCGTGTAGTTTAAATGACaggcaagagaaaatgaaaatacctgTAAAGCAGAAATGTGGGGGAGGAACCTTTCCAGTAGTTATGACTAGTTATGGTAGTAGTTAGGTCTACATTGAATGAGGACAAAATAGCACTGGGAATTTAAAAAAGTCTGGATTAAAATCCAGATAGGTTTATATACAAGTTCCTTTTACCTGCACTTTACAGTGCAGAGATGTAAACCACACAAAAAAGTTCTAGGAATTTAAGTTGCATTTAAATTAACATTGAATTTAAAAGGGAACGTCTCCTGGCATGTCTCCAGCTGTTCCGTGCAGCGTTCATCCTATCATGGTTTACCAGCTTGCTGATTATCTGTCTAAAAGAAATACTTCATCTAAAAGAAATACTACAGCTAAAAGAAATACCAGCATTTCTAAAGCTCTCTGTACTGCATCCTTGCTTGGGACATGGGTGCACGCAGAGCCACGGGGTTAACGTCTGCCTTCGCTGGAATTGATGGAAAAACTGCCATTAGCTTCACTGGGATTAGTTTTAAGTCAGTCTGCTATTACTTTTATTAATACTGTTTAATACTtcgcatttttttcctgttctgtgccTATAAAAGGAAGATTAATGATCCTTTCTGCGAGCAAGAGCGTGCACCGAGCCTGAAGGGCCGGGCACGCAGCTCACCGGCCACACAGCGGCTTCTGCCGCCGGCTGGGATTTTTCCCCGGACTGAAGTTTCTCCCTTCCAAGAAGAAATGCTTTCTGCAAGAAACACCGGCACGGAGAAAGTCCCCTTTGGGTTTTTAGCTGCTGTTCTGCCAACCTATACAGGGACTCACACTACTGTATAAATGACTGCTATTTCGACATGCAGGATACTCATTTCTACGGAATAATTAAACTCATTTTACCCATTGTATCATTGCCATACAGAGAGACATTAAGAAACGTGGCTCGGCAGATCGAGATGTGTCTAAACGACCCGTGATCCGAACTGAAAGATGATTCAGCACTTACAGAAGTAAAAGACACAGAGGAGGCGGGCGATGGATAGATTGAGGCTAACGGGAACCTCACAGCCACAAAATAAACAGCTGCACGAGCGGCCACCGCTTCTGCTAGCAACAGATCCCCTTAACGAAATCCTAACGATGCAAAACGCGGCAGAGGAAACAGAGAAATCTGAACCATGGCCTCAAGAGCTGATTTTACAGCAATAAAGATGCGGGGCATCTATCGAAGACGTTGTCCACAGCAGGAAGATTGAACACCCTGAGCAATAAAATATCTCACTCCACCTCGGCAAACTCCGAAATGGCGCGTGCATAGTTTGACCAGCGATTTGTCATGGTAACCTGGCCGAGATCAGCACCTGGAAGGGCATTAGCATTATTTAAGTAACCTGGTCACTTTGGTTTTATAGGCTGTGCTACCTTCTTCCACAGTTCAGTCAAATTTGTATTCCTGATTCTATGCAAGAATTTTCCATAACTTTATATGAGAATTCCTCCTTTACCTACCCACTAACAGTGACATATAAACCGACTACTTTATAAACTACCTAGCAATAAGTGAAATTAATATGTATATCTTATTGTACCTGTTTGATACAGACAGGGAATTTAGATGAAATGGAGAGACTgatgtttttctcccttccatACAGTATTTCAACTTCAGCAAAAGCTCCCCACACTCTACATTAAATATGCAATAGATTTCTCACATGATTATTTTAGAGGCTTGCATATTTTACtagtaacaaaagcaaaaaattgagCTATACTCCAGGAAAATGAGATAATAATACTTAACCAATAGGTTTAATGCAAGaaacttctttcattttataaaaaaaacaatgaCGACGAAGaaacaagcaaccaaaaaaaattaatttaaataaaaaggttatttaaaagaaatgaagcatCTGATCTTCAAGTAAGCGGGGAGCATGACTTACCATGGAAGGGACAACTGGGTAACCCGAGCACACAAATGTCATTGAgatccaaagaaagaaaacaaagtttaacCTGCGTAGGCTTCAAAGAAAAACGGAGAtcagttaaaatttaaaacaaaatcaagcatAACCACATGcaatacacagaaacacacaaacaGCATATTTTCTCCGTACACAAAGCAATCTGCGGTGTCTTTACCTGATCATTTTTTGCTCAGGAGTGCATCTGTAAGTACACGCAGTTATACTACCAAATTCCTCACATATCCTTTCAGTTCTTTCTTAGATGACCATTTTATACCAGAGTTCAGGAGTGAAAATGTCACCAAAGCTGATTTTATTATGACTAATTGGTCCTTGTTTGGCCTTTTCTTCTTGTTAAATGGGAAAATGGCAAGAACACGCATTCAGCTGCCATTACGGAACCACCAATTGATTTCGTTTAAAGTGCTCCGTTAAAATGTCTCTCAAGTGGGTTTACTGTTAAGTCTGTATCATCATAGCAAATATGGTCAAAGGTCTAAagatttcaaaaatacatttcaagaaTTCTTTAACACTTCCGATATACCGCATTAAGACTCTGTATAGCTGGCTACAggggaaaaacagtaaaagtgCACTTTAAGTAGAAAGTTCCTCAAAGAATCTTATTATCCTCAGAGCAGCCACAATACATAGAAAAATACATAACAATACATatagttttttacttttttttctcctcttttttttttttccgtgctTAGTTTTTAATGCACccaatttttaagtgtttttcttgaAACTTAAGCTCTTTGGACGCTAATTTCTTCTCTTGCATGCAAATATATCTTAGCCTATGTTAAGTTGATTCAATCAAATCTTCTTTAAGATTAATAAATTCTGTTAATCTCCATCAACGTAGCAAATGTTTAATGTCTAAGAGCATCATTTGTTACTGCAACAAATGTAATTGTGCTACATTTAATTGACTTGTGGTTTGTTTATACAGAGTACTGTAGAGTCCCACAAAGACTGTGAATGTCAGGCTGCACAGACAAGGGAATGCTGAAAAAAcattaaattggattttttttcttagaatgaAAACGCTAAGGATCTTTTTTTGACAGTCACCCAGCGTTAGACGCGCACATCAGTGACTCAGCAGCCTCAAATGTTGCATTTCCTTCGGTGTTTACACTGAAAAATCAACGTACAGGGGCTCCAGAAGGGAGCTCTGTGTGAGTCTTTGGGGAGACCTGAGCTGCTATAAATTACGGCAACTCTAACTGGAACATTCCGTCTCCTGGTGTAGATGCATTTAACTCCGGAAGGTAGAAAGCAGCAAGGCCTTCAGGTAAGGCCAGAAGAAATACAGTGGCACGTATGGCCTTTAACACTTTTTATAGAGAAATCCATAATTTGATCTCAGTTTGTGATTGAACATTTTTTCATCCTCACTGTACGTGCCGGTGCTGATCATGTCAGCCGTTGATACTTAAAAAGTACGTGTTTGTAGTTGCTGGTAGAGTACTTCAGGGTTCTCCAGGACCAACACGACTACAGAAATGTAAGATGAAATTAGCCTCATTTAAACACCGCAGTAAGCAATCCATTTATAAAAACCGTCAAGAGAACATTTGACTATTTGCATATTCAGTATGTGTCCTCCTATTCAGAGAGAAAATCCTTTTGTTTGAATTGAACATCCCGTTCCGACTCGTACAGGACCTCCAACTCCAACCGATAAGCGGATTAGCCCGTGTTTCTGCCGCAATGAAAAGCACGCTGGGTTGGATTCTGCTTGAGCATACTTTAGCGTCAGCTTTCATTGTATCTGCATTTGGTTTAACTccattttaatacaaaattaacCTTCACACAACGTTATTTGTGGAAGATGAGGGACAAGAAAAGCCTCATGATTAAAGTTCAGGATTTCCAGGTTCAACGTGGAGTCTAGtgactctctgggcaacctttgcTGCATTATTGACAAGTTTTTGAAATCATGGGTCGTTTGAGTCCCTGGTGACCTCCCATTGTGCCTGGTCAGTACTTCTGATGCTTACCGCTACCACATCCCTTTGAAACAGTGGATTTGGTCGCATTTCTAGCTCATAAGCTTTGGACATGAGAGGAGCCTCGAGTCTTTCTCTGTAGGCACCTTCAGCATGAGCAGGTGGTGAGAGGACAACCAAGCCAGGCCACCAAGCAGCTCCCAGGGGACACCAAGGAGATGGCCATTCCAGATAGGAGGAGGCTTTGCGGAACTTGGAGCAAAGCAGCAGATGACAGAAGCTTCAAACAATGTAGGAAGACAGCTCTCGGGTGACTTCCTAAGGAAGGACAAGAGGATGATCAAATACGCTCGTTAAGGTTGTTTCACACAAcaggtgggaaggggaaagaggctCACAGGGCAGTAAGTCTCCCAAGGACTTTGCAAACCAAATCACATCTGGTCTAAACACTAGGAAGAAAATAACGGTTAACCTGAGGGTTTGCGTGTATTTCATTCACGCTCGTATTACAAATGCTCGCAGTCAGGTCTTTCTTAGCAAAATTCTTTAGCCTGCTTTCCGTTTCCAATTCTGCCTAAAAGTCACCGATGGCAGACTGTGGTCCTTAGCACCTGACTCTACGAGGAGAGAGGCAAGTAACATTTGGGTTTTTCCCCCGCAAAATCCAAGGGCAGATTCCACCTTTCCAAAGGCTTtgagcagctgagcagccacaAACTGCTTCCACGCGCGGCAGATGCAGATTGCAGCAAGGCCAGCACGGGTTATTGAGACTTCACCAGCCCAGAACTGGGCTCGAGGGGCTTGTCCACCCCGGAGACCCACACACCTGATATTATCTGAACAGGGTGAAGATTCAAGCTCTCACATTTGCTTCTCACTTCTTGGAGTTTATTTTTTCTAGCTATTCAGGATGCAAT
The sequence above is drawn from the Chroicocephalus ridibundus chromosome 6, bChrRid1.1, whole genome shotgun sequence genome and encodes:
- the NPS gene encoding neuropeptide S is translated as MISLRRLNFVFFLWISMTFVCSGYPVVPSMSSKPFYLNCQLYGKSDYCLVLLNNCLAKVGRNEELAFLKPYLEMPFNKRSFRNGVGSGIKKTSFRRAKS